In the Spirochaeta lutea genome, one interval contains:
- a CDS encoding glycoside hydrolase family 31 protein, whose protein sequence is MGNKQLEIIHIPQGNGQPYYQQPMERIPRMPRMGDTVVCCAEVRPMDGAETMDLEWAWEGGNTVHTVHCVCIGDSDSVGNSGTHRSWQGSIPPVTQGGTLTYRFIARTGFETVQSQWFSFRVEEPLVFERLEHARFLPDGSLELGVRNSRNTISSLIITRTPQGVHAGMSIESDDNPVSGLSGGDVLPWVSLHEDRSTGSPRSIAEQPGVRVIIEHEPFSVILMDTETGCTISQAGPMVARGFYTPDDRRLFSLEVRFTSPEHERVYGFGERYNRLNQRGQILSNRVFEQYKNQKLKTYMPIPFLFTNTGWGLLLQSDRTIDFDLGATQPDQLTIQAETDNRLSLVFLTGHPGEILKSFYALEGNPALPPDWVFGPWMSGNEWNSQARVSEVVAKTKELNIPAEVLVIEAWSDEATFYQWNDSIAPLRDPNQPPRLGDYRFPETGLWPDPKGMIDSLHEAGMKLVLWQIPVVKYMGQGAGHAQQDADWNHASRRGLVFTEADGSDYRVRPGWFRSSLLPDFALEETRDWWFSRRRYLVEELGVDGFKTDGGEHLWGYEVSAPSGGFGDTRINTFPREYLEAYTQFLSGTATPAQRGIIFSRAGYRGAHRTPMHWSGDQDSTWDAYRGTIRAMLNANLSGISFIGWDIGGFTGPLPDPELYMRSAAAAVFSPLMQYHSEYNHHKTPIVDRTPWNIAEFWRDDEVVPEFRFLAYLRIALKPYLVQEARWAVENRQPLMQPLFFPWHDDDRAWQIEDSYMFGRFMLIAPILEQGRTSREVYLPEGRWIDLWTGEDLTGPCTVVAQAERSRVPVYIAEARAHRELSKDPSVIVPGQGTLDWVAAQLDTH, encoded by the coding sequence ATATTCCCCAGGGCAACGGCCAGCCCTACTACCAACAGCCCATGGAGCGGATCCCCCGGATGCCAAGAATGGGGGATACCGTGGTCTGTTGTGCCGAGGTTCGGCCCATGGACGGGGCGGAGACTATGGATCTGGAGTGGGCCTGGGAGGGTGGTAATACGGTACATACCGTCCATTGTGTATGTATTGGGGACAGCGACAGTGTGGGAAATAGCGGGACCCATAGATCCTGGCAGGGCAGTATTCCTCCGGTGACCCAGGGCGGAACCCTAACATACCGCTTTATTGCCAGAACCGGGTTTGAAACCGTTCAATCTCAGTGGTTCTCCTTCAGGGTAGAGGAACCCCTGGTATTTGAGCGGCTTGAACATGCCCGGTTCCTACCAGACGGGAGTTTGGAACTGGGAGTTAGGAATTCCCGGAATACCATAAGCAGTCTCATTATCACCCGGACGCCCCAGGGGGTACACGCAGGTATGAGTATTGAATCGGATGACAATCCGGTTTCCGGACTATCTGGTGGGGACGTACTTCCCTGGGTTTCTCTGCACGAAGACCGGAGTACCGGCAGCCCCAGGAGCATTGCAGAACAACCCGGGGTACGTGTAATTATTGAACATGAACCCTTTTCGGTGATCCTAATGGACACTGAAACGGGATGTACTATATCTCAAGCAGGGCCCATGGTAGCCCGGGGTTTTTACACCCCGGATGACCGACGGCTGTTCTCCCTGGAGGTGAGGTTTACCAGTCCGGAGCATGAGAGGGTGTACGGCTTTGGAGAGCGGTACAACCGGCTCAATCAGCGCGGTCAGATCCTTTCAAACCGGGTGTTTGAACAGTATAAGAATCAGAAGCTGAAGACCTACATGCCGATTCCCTTTCTCTTTACCAACACCGGATGGGGGTTGCTTCTGCAAAGTGACAGGACCATCGACTTTGATCTCGGTGCCACCCAGCCGGATCAATTAACAATCCAGGCAGAAACCGATAACCGGTTGTCCTTGGTCTTCTTAACCGGGCATCCCGGAGAAATCCTGAAGAGTTTCTACGCCCTGGAGGGGAACCCGGCCCTGCCGCCTGATTGGGTGTTCGGACCTTGGATGAGCGGAAATGAGTGGAACAGCCAGGCCCGGGTTTCTGAGGTTGTAGCAAAAACCAAGGAACTGAATATTCCGGCGGAGGTCCTGGTTATCGAGGCCTGGAGCGATGAGGCGACCTTCTACCAATGGAACGATAGCATTGCTCCCCTGAGGGATCCGAACCAGCCCCCGCGTCTTGGGGACTACCGGTTTCCCGAGACCGGCTTATGGCCCGATCCCAAGGGAATGATAGATTCCCTCCATGAGGCGGGAATGAAATTGGTGTTATGGCAGATCCCTGTGGTCAAGTACATGGGCCAAGGAGCGGGTCATGCTCAGCAAGATGCCGACTGGAACCATGCATCACGAAGGGGGCTTGTCTTTACCGAGGCCGACGGATCGGACTACAGGGTTCGGCCCGGCTGGTTCCGGTCCAGCTTATTGCCGGATTTTGCCCTGGAGGAAACCAGAGATTGGTGGTTTTCCAGGCGGCGGTACCTGGTTGAAGAGCTGGGGGTGGACGGGTTCAAGACTGACGGCGGCGAGCATCTTTGGGGGTACGAGGTTTCGGCGCCCTCGGGGGGATTTGGGGACACTAGGATTAATACCTTCCCCCGGGAATACCTGGAAGCCTATACCCAGTTCCTATCCGGGACTGCAACCCCGGCGCAGAGGGGAATCATTTTTAGCAGGGCGGGGTACCGGGGGGCTCACCGAACACCCATGCATTGGTCGGGGGATCAGGATTCCACCTGGGATGCCTACCGGGGCACAATCCGGGCGATGCTCAATGCGAATCTATCCGGTATCTCCTTTATAGGTTGGGATATAGGGGGCTTTACCGGACCGCTGCCCGACCCGGAGCTGTACATGAGAAGCGCCGCAGCTGCGGTATTCTCGCCCCTCATGCAGTACCACTCGGAGTATAATCACCATAAAACCCCCATCGTAGACCGGACCCCCTGGAATATCGCGGAGTTTTGGCGGGATGACGAGGTGGTTCCGGAGTTCCGATTCCTGGCCTATCTTCGTATTGCCCTGAAACCCTACCTGGTCCAGGAGGCTCGGTGGGCTGTGGAGAACCGGCAGCCCCTGATGCAGCCCCTGTTTTTCCCCTGGCACGATGATGACCGGGCGTGGCAGATAGAAGACAGCTACATGTTCGGGCGGTTTATGTTGATCGCGCCGATTTTGGAGCAAGGCAGAACCAGCCGGGAGGTCTACCTGCCCGAGGGCCGCTGGATCGATCTTTGGACCGGGGAGGATCTAACAGGCCCATGTACCGTTGTTGCCCAGGCGGAGCGCTCCCGGGTGCCGGTGTATATCGCTGAAGCCCGGGCGCACCGGGAATTATCCAAGGATCCCTCCGTCATTGTTCCCGGTCAGGGGACACTTGATTGGGTGGCAGCACAGCTTGATACGCACTAA